In Brucella melitensis bv. 1 str. 16M, a genomic segment contains:
- a CDS encoding helix-turn-helix domain-containing protein: MELLDVIHTRAQAFEALKRIAARHGRPLNPDALVRLTHRADKKRRERCIELCEALIDLLAASFGASGAEIRSPLRGRQEVSRIRQIGMYVAHTSLGMAMNEVALGFARDRTTVMHACHTVEDLRDDVEFDALVSLFEKIVNSAFTAWRMAA, encoded by the coding sequence TTGGAACTGTTGGATGTCATTCATACACGGGCGCAGGCTTTCGAGGCTTTGAAGCGTATTGCGGCGCGCCATGGGCGGCCTCTCAATCCCGATGCTCTCGTGCGTCTTACACACCGCGCCGACAAGAAGCGGCGCGAGCGATGCATCGAATTATGCGAGGCACTGATCGATCTTCTGGCTGCCTCTTTTGGTGCCAGCGGTGCGGAAATCCGCTCACCGCTTCGCGGACGGCAGGAAGTCTCACGTATCCGTCAGATCGGCATGTATGTGGCCCATACATCGCTGGGAATGGCTATGAACGAAGTGGCGCTGGGCTTTGCGCGTGATCGCACGACCGTCATGCACGCCTGCCATACGGTGGAGGATTTGCGTGATGACGTAGAGTTCGATGCCCTCGTTTCCCTGTTTGAAAAAATCGTTAATTCGGCTTTTACGGCGTGGAGGATGGCAGCATGA
- a CDS encoding MucR family transcriptional regulator, whose translation MENLETNDESTELLLSLTADVVAAYVGNNSIRAGELPVLIAEVHAAFKRHVEREEAPVVVEKPKPAVNPKKSVHDDYIVCLEDGKKFKSLKRHLVTHYNMTPEQYREKWDLDPNYPMVAPNYAAARSRLAKKMGLGRKPKDA comes from the coding sequence ATGGAAAATCTGGAAACGAACGACGAAAGCACCGAGCTGCTTTTGAGTTTGACCGCCGATGTCGTTGCAGCCTATGTCGGCAATAATTCCATTCGTGCAGGCGAACTCCCGGTTCTGATTGCTGAAGTTCATGCTGCTTTCAAGCGCCACGTCGAACGCGAAGAGGCCCCGGTCGTTGTTGAAAAGCCGAAGCCAGCGGTGAACCCGAAGAAGTCTGTTCATGACGACTATATTGTCTGCCTTGAAGACGGCAAGAAGTTCAAGTCGCTGAAGCGTCACCTGGTGACCCATTACAACATGACGCCTGAGCAGTACCGCGAAAAGTGGGATCTCGATCCGAACTATCCTATGGTTGCTCCGAACTATGCTGCAGCGCGCTCGCGCCTTGCCAAGAAGATGGGCCTCGGCCGCAAGCCGAAGGACGCCTGA